In a single window of the Nilaparvata lugens isolate BPH chromosome 1, ASM1435652v1, whole genome shotgun sequence genome:
- the LOC111055197 gene encoding uncharacterized protein LOC111055197 isoform X1 produces MAVYFSSMFVSFLLFFGINLSVIVSAEVSSDGNLKNEGKLLTIRADENIMQGGLSGLTSLLAALGIIKFKIVLSLITAFFIVALISKLLGGIGTITCSSLGVACPPGVAAFSAYSTYNPDYNSFEIYRGKSNSPSIFDSLYKRIDVMDMSFRMFGIEDDICRKKFVCLADNEAKGNRIFEYALQLLGSNLAKYRDFDPRSPERRDCRQLYPQCTTVLPSENNDNDSLKQVKYYKSNSIG; encoded by the exons ATGGCCGTGTACTTTTCTTCAATGTTTGTttcatttttactatttttcgGCATAAATTTATCAGTGATAGTGTCAGCTGAAGTGAGTAGTGATGGAAACCTCAAGAACGAAGGAAAACTTCTCACAATACGAGCGGATGAAAATATCA TGCAAGGAGGATTGAGTGGCTTGACAAGTTTACTGGCAGCGCTtggaataataaaattcaagatAGTGTTGTCGCTGATCACCGCCTTCTTCATAGTGGCTCTGATCTCGAAGCTGTTAGGTGGCATTGGCACAATCACATGCAGCAGCCTCGGAGTGGCCTGTCCGCCCGGTGTTGCCGCTTTCTCAGCCTACTCCACCTACAACCCCGACTACAACAGCTTCGAGATATACCGGGGCAAATCCAACAGTCCAAGCATTTTTGACTCGCTCTATAAACG GATTGATGTGATGGACATGAGCTTCAGAATGTTTGGCATCGAGGATGATATATGCCGGAAGAAATTCGTATGTTTGGCTGACAATGAGGCCAAAGGCAATCGAATATTTGAATATGCACTGCAGCTGCTAGG AAGCAATTTGGCAAAATACAGAGATTTCGATCCACGATCACCAGAGAGGAGGGATTGCAGGCAGCTGTACCCACAATGCACCACGGTTTTACCAAGTGAAAACAATGACAATGATTCCCTAAAACAGGTTAAATATTACAAGAGCAACTCGATTGGATAG
- the LOC111055197 gene encoding uncharacterized protein LOC111055197 isoform X2: MFVKVIFLLIVIVQGGLSGLTSLLAALGIIKFKIVLSLITAFFIVALISKLLGGIGTITCSSLGVACPPGVAAFSAYSTYNPDYNSFEIYRGKSNSPSIFDSLYKRIDVMDMSFRMFGIEDDICRKKFVCLADNEAKGNRIFEYALQLLGSNLAKYRDFDPRSPERRDCRQLYPQCTTVLPSENNDNDSLKQVKYYKSNSIG, translated from the exons TGCAAGGAGGATTGAGTGGCTTGACAAGTTTACTGGCAGCGCTtggaataataaaattcaagatAGTGTTGTCGCTGATCACCGCCTTCTTCATAGTGGCTCTGATCTCGAAGCTGTTAGGTGGCATTGGCACAATCACATGCAGCAGCCTCGGAGTGGCCTGTCCGCCCGGTGTTGCCGCTTTCTCAGCCTACTCCACCTACAACCCCGACTACAACAGCTTCGAGATATACCGGGGCAAATCCAACAGTCCAAGCATTTTTGACTCGCTCTATAAACG GATTGATGTGATGGACATGAGCTTCAGAATGTTTGGCATCGAGGATGATATATGCCGGAAGAAATTCGTATGTTTGGCTGACAATGAGGCCAAAGGCAATCGAATATTTGAATATGCACTGCAGCTGCTAGG AAGCAATTTGGCAAAATACAGAGATTTCGATCCACGATCACCAGAGAGGAGGGATTGCAGGCAGCTGTACCCACAATGCACCACGGTTTTACCAAGTGAAAACAATGACAATGATTCCCTAAAACAGGTTAAATATTACAAGAGCAACTCGATTGGATAG